The DNA region AAGAGATACGAAGCCGTCCCCTTCCCCATGAATGATCGCGGTCAGTCGCTTGTTCATGGTCGTGTCACCGGGTCAAAGGCTCTGCGGAGCAATAGGACTCCTAGATTCTACTCCCCCACCATCGCTAGCGTCGCCCAGCAGCTTGGGTCTTCATCGTACGGCAGCCCCGGGCCGGAGGCGAAGGTCTGCGTGCCGCGCTCACGGTCGATCACCGCGTAGTTGAACCCCAGCCGCGGGTGGCCCGAGGGGTCGAAGCCGGTCAGCGCCGAGCCGGGGATGAACGCCGCCAGGTCGTAGCCGTCCTTGACTACCTTGGAGACGGCCTGCAGCTCGCGGGGGCGGACCGGGCGGGCGTTCTCCCTGGCGCGGGGGATCAGCAGTTGATCGGCGAGCGGCTCGGCGTCGGCCCGACCGCCGCCGGTGGGCAGGAACACCAAGCGGTGGCAGAACTTGCTGGCGCGGTGGATGTTGTGCGTCGCCCGGGTGTCGATCCACACCTGCAAGCCGTCGCTGTCCTCTTGCCGCCCGTCGCGGCACCACAGCGGCTGCTGCTTCTCGCGGACGCTTACGGTAAACGCCAAGCCCTCGGGCGCCCACGCCATGCGGA from Pirellulimonas nuda includes:
- a CDS encoding DOMON domain-containing protein translates to MDSELNTLLPPRFLFRFGVAIRPKKPIWGPKGVTLDESYALPDLATLDSATPSSEPRFADVRMAWAPEGLAFTVSVREKQQPLWCRDGRQEDSDGLQVWIDTRATHNIHRASKFCHRLVFLPTGGGRADAEPLADQLLIPRARENARPVRPRELQAVSKVVKDGYDLAAFIPGSALTGFDPSGHPRLGFNYAVIDRERGTQTFASGPGLPYDEDPSCWATLAMVGE